From Ictidomys tridecemlineatus isolate mIctTri1 chromosome 2, mIctTri1.hap1, whole genome shotgun sequence, the proteins below share one genomic window:
- the LOC101968194 gene encoding LOW QUALITY PROTEIN: V-type proton ATPase subunit D (The sequence of the model RefSeq protein was modified relative to this genomic sequence to represent the inferred CDS: inserted 2 bases in 2 codons; deleted 2 bases in 1 codon; substituted 3 bases at 3 genomic stop codons), with the protein MVNSIIICNISSRLKKGFTVSDGGQRIGGEKGWWWPVLEFLHALLPDRDPSRTVILRTSGKERIEIFSSRMPQTILKACLNRAQTGRNLLXKKSDTLTLRFXQILKKIIETKMLMGEVMTEAAFSLSEAKFTAGDFSTTVTQNVKKAQVKIXAKKGNVVGVTLPVFEHYHEETDSYELTGLTRGGEQLAILKRNYAKAVELLVELASLQTSFVILDEAITITNRCVNAIAHVIIPRIEHTLAHIITELDEREXEEFYRLKKIQEKKILKXKCEKDLEQRKAAGEVMEPANLLAEEKDEDLLFE; encoded by the exons atggtgaattcaattattatctgcaATATAAGCAGTAGGCTTAAAAAAggatttacagtttctgatggtggacaaagaatcGGGGGTGAG AAGGGATGGTGGTGGCCAGTACTGGAGTTCTTGCACGCTCTATTGCCCGACCGGGACCCCAGCCGAACAGTCATCCTCAGAACGTCGGGCAAAGAACGGATCGAAATCTTTTCCTCGCGAATGCCACAGACCATCTTGAAGGCTTGTTTAAAT AGAGCACAAACAGGCCGAAACctcc aaaaaaaatctgataccCTAACTCTTCGATTCTGACAGATCCTGAAGAAGATAATAGAGACTAAAATGTTGATGGGTGAAGTGATGACAGAAGCTGCCTTTTCACTATCTGAGGCCAAGTTCACAGCAGGGGACTTCAGCACCACAGTTACTCAAAATGTAAAGAAAGCCCAAGTGAAGA CAGCGAAGAAAGGCAATGTAGTAGGTGTTACTTTACCAGTATTTGAACATTACCATGAAGAAACTGACAGTTATGAACTAACTGGTTTAACCAGAGGTGGGGAACAGTTGGCTATATTAAAGAGGAATTATGCCAAAGCAGTGGAACTACTGGTGGAACTAGCTTCACTACAGACTTCCTTTGTGATTCTGGATGAAGCTATTACGATAACTAACAGGTGTGTGAATGCCATTGCACATGTCATCATTCCACGGATTGAACACACCCTTGCTCATATCATCACAGAGCTGGACGAAAGAGAGTGAGAAGAGTTCTATAGGTTAAAGAAAATACAGGAGAAGAAGATTCTCAAGTAAAAATGTGAGAAGGATTTGGAGCAACGGAAAGCAGCTGGAGAGGTGATGGAGCCTGCTAACCTTCTTGCTGAGGAGAAGGACGAGGATCTTCTGTTTGAATAA